One region of Streptomyces davaonensis JCM 4913 genomic DNA includes:
- the pyrF gene encoding orotidine-5'-phosphate decarboxylase, with protein MTLEPFGARLRRAMDERGPLCVGIDPHASLLAEWGLNDDIAGLERFSRTVVEAMADRVAVLKPQSAFFERFGSRGVAVLEKSVEEARAAGALVVMDAKRGDIGSTMAAYAEAFLRKDSPLFSDALTVSPYLGYGSLSPAVALARESGTGLFVLALTSNPEGGEVQHAVRADGRNVGATMLAHLAAENTGEEPLGSFGAVVGATLGDLSTYDLRINGPLLAPGIGAQGATPADLPRVFGAAVRNVVPNVSRGVLRHGPDVGALRSAADRFAEEIRAAVTAG; from the coding sequence ATGACTCTGGAACCCTTCGGCGCACGGCTGCGCCGTGCCATGGACGAGCGCGGCCCGCTGTGCGTCGGCATCGACCCGCACGCCTCCCTGCTCGCGGAATGGGGCCTGAACGACGACATCGCCGGTCTGGAGCGGTTCAGCCGCACGGTCGTCGAGGCGATGGCGGACCGGGTCGCCGTGCTGAAGCCGCAGAGCGCGTTCTTCGAGCGCTTCGGGTCGCGCGGGGTCGCCGTGCTGGAGAAGTCGGTCGAGGAGGCCCGCGCGGCCGGGGCGCTGGTCGTGATGGACGCCAAGCGCGGCGACATCGGCTCGACCATGGCCGCGTACGCCGAGGCCTTCCTGCGCAAGGACTCCCCGCTGTTCTCGGACGCGCTGACCGTCTCGCCGTACCTCGGCTACGGCTCGCTGTCGCCCGCGGTGGCGCTGGCGCGGGAGAGCGGCACCGGGCTCTTCGTGCTGGCGCTGACCTCCAACCCGGAGGGCGGCGAGGTCCAGCACGCGGTGCGGGCCGACGGGCGGAACGTGGGTGCGACCATGCTGGCCCACCTCGCCGCCGAGAACACGGGGGAGGAGCCGCTGGGCTCCTTCGGCGCGGTCGTCGGGGCCACGCTCGGCGATCTGTCCACCTACGACCTCCGGATCAACGGCCCGCTCCTCGCGCCCGGCATCGGCGCCCAGGGGGCGACTCCCGCCGACCTTCCGCGGGTGTTCGGGGCGGCGGTGCGCAATGTGGTGCCGAACGTCAGCAGGGGAGTGCTGCGGCACGGTCCCGATGTCGGCGCGCTGCGGTCGGCCGCGGATCGGTTCGCGGAGGAGATCCGGGCGGCCGTGACGGCCGGGTGA
- a CDS encoding integration host factor translates to MALPPLTPEQRAAALEKAAAARRERAEVKNRLKHSGASLHEVIKQGQENDVIGKMKVSALLESLPGVGKVRAKQIMERLGISESRRVRGLGSNQIASLEREFGSTGS, encoded by the coding sequence GTGGCTCTTCCGCCCCTTACCCCTGAACAGCGCGCAGCCGCGCTCGAAAAGGCCGCCGCGGCTCGCCGGGAGCGGGCCGAGGTCAAGAATCGACTCAAGCACTCCGGCGCCTCCCTTCACGAGGTCATCAAGCAGGGCCAGGAGAACGACGTCATCGGCAAGATGAAGGTCTCCGCTCTCCTGGAGTCCCTGCCGGGCGTGGGCAAGGTCCGCGCCAAGCAGATCATGGAGCGGCTCGGCATCTCCGAGAGCCGCCGGGTGCGTGGCCTCGGCTCCAACCAGATCGCGTCCCTGGAGCGTGAGTTCGGCAGCACCGGCTCCTGA
- the gmk gene encoding guanylate kinase → MSERPRLTVLSGPSGVGKSTVVAHMRKEHPEVWLSVSATTRKPRPGERHGVHYFFVTDEEMDKLIANGELLEWAEFAGNRYGTPRAAVLERLEAGEPVLLEIDLQGARQVRESMAESHLVFLAPPSWEELVRRLTGRGTEPPEVIERRLQAAKVELAAEPEFDETLVNTSVEDVARELLALMDVV, encoded by the coding sequence ATGAGTGAACGTCCGCGGCTGACCGTGCTCTCCGGCCCCTCTGGGGTCGGCAAGAGCACGGTCGTCGCCCATATGCGCAAGGAACACCCCGAGGTCTGGCTCTCGGTGTCGGCGACGACCCGCAAGCCCCGCCCCGGCGAGCGGCACGGAGTCCACTACTTCTTCGTCACCGACGAGGAGATGGACAAGCTGATCGCCAACGGCGAGCTGCTGGAGTGGGCCGAGTTCGCCGGCAACCGCTACGGCACGCCGCGCGCGGCCGTGCTCGAGCGGCTGGAGGCGGGCGAGCCGGTGCTGCTGGAGATCGACCTCCAGGGCGCCCGGCAGGTCCGCGAGTCCATGGCCGAGTCCCACCTGGTGTTCCTGGCCCCTCCCTCCTGGGAGGAGCTGGTGCGCAGACTCACCGGGCGGGGCACCGAGCCGCCCGAGGTGATCGAGCGTCGCCTTCAGGCGGCGAAGGTCGAGCTGGCCGCCGAGCCGGAGTTCGACGAGACCTTGGTCAACACCTCCGTCGAGGACGTGGCGCGCGAGCTGCTAGCCTTGATGGACGTTGTGTGA
- the rpoZ gene encoding DNA-directed RNA polymerase subunit omega, giving the protein MSSSISAPEGIINPPIDELLEATDSKYSLVIYAAKRARQINAYYSQLGEGLLEYVGPLVDTHVHEKPLSIALREINAGLLTSEAVEGPAQ; this is encoded by the coding sequence GTGTCCTCTTCCATCTCCGCGCCCGAGGGCATCATCAACCCGCCGATCGACGAGCTCCTCGAGGCCACGGACTCGAAGTACAGCCTCGTGATCTACGCGGCCAAGCGTGCCCGCCAGATCAACGCGTACTACTCGCAGCTCGGCGAGGGCCTCCTTGAGTACGTCGGTCCGCTCGTCGACACGCACGTCCACGAGAAGCCGCTCTCGATCGCACTGCGCGAGATCAACGCGGGGCTGCTGACGTCCGAGGCCGTCGAAGGCCCGGCGCAGTAG
- the coaBC gene encoding bifunctional phosphopantothenoylcysteine decarboxylase/phosphopantothenate--cysteine ligase CoaBC, which produces MDKPRVVLGVSGGIAAYKACELLRRLTESGHDVRVVPTDSALHFVGAATWSALSGNPVSTEVWDSVHEVPHVRIGQHADLVVVAPATADMLAKAAHGLADDLLTNTLLTARCPVVFAPAMHTEMWEHPATQENVATLRRRGAVVIEPAVGRLTGVDTGKGRLPDPAEIFEVCRRVLARGVTEPDLTGRHVVVSAGGTREPLDPVRFLGNRSSGKQGYALARTAAARGARVTLIAANTGMPDPAGVDVVQVGTAVQLREAVLKAAADADAVVMAAAVADFRPAAYAAGKIKKKDGQDPEPIVLVRNPDILAEISADRARPGQVVVGFAAETDDVLANGRAKLARKGCDLLVVNEVGERKTFGSEENEAVVLGADGSETPVPYGPKEALAETVWDLVAGRLS; this is translated from the coding sequence GTGGACAAGCCGAGGGTCGTTCTGGGGGTCAGCGGTGGCATCGCCGCGTACAAGGCCTGTGAGCTGCTGCGAAGGCTGACGGAATCGGGTCACGACGTCCGGGTCGTGCCCACCGACTCCGCGCTGCACTTCGTCGGCGCCGCCACCTGGTCGGCCCTGTCCGGCAACCCCGTCTCGACCGAGGTGTGGGACTCCGTCCACGAGGTGCCGCACGTCCGCATCGGCCAGCACGCCGACCTGGTCGTGGTCGCCCCGGCCACCGCGGACATGCTCGCCAAGGCCGCGCACGGCCTCGCCGACGACCTGCTCACCAACACCCTGCTCACGGCCCGCTGTCCGGTCGTCTTCGCCCCGGCGATGCACACCGAGATGTGGGAGCACCCGGCCACCCAGGAGAACGTGGCGACGCTGCGCCGCCGCGGCGCCGTCGTCATCGAACCCGCCGTCGGCCGTCTCACCGGCGTCGACACCGGCAAGGGCCGGCTGCCCGATCCCGCGGAGATCTTCGAGGTCTGCCGCCGGGTACTGGCCAGGGGCGTCACCGAGCCCGACCTCACCGGGCGGCATGTCGTCGTCAGCGCCGGCGGCACCCGCGAGCCCCTCGACCCGGTCCGCTTCCTCGGCAACCGCTCCTCCGGCAAGCAGGGCTACGCCCTCGCCCGCACCGCCGCGGCGCGGGGCGCCCGGGTCACCCTGATCGCCGCGAACACCGGGATGCCGGACCCGGCGGGCGTGGACGTCGTCCAGGTCGGTACGGCCGTGCAGCTGCGGGAGGCGGTGCTGAAGGCGGCCGCCGACGCCGACGCGGTGGTCATGGCCGCCGCGGTCGCGGACTTCCGCCCGGCCGCCTATGCCGCCGGGAAGATCAAGAAAAAGGACGGGCAGGACCCGGAGCCGATCGTGCTGGTGCGGAATCCGGACATCCTCGCGGAGATCTCCGCCGACCGGGCCCGCCCGGGCCAGGTGGTCGTCGGCTTCGCCGCCGAGACGGACGATGTGCTGGCCAATGGCCGTGCCAAGCTCGCCCGCAAGGGCTGCGACCTGCTGGTGGTGAACGAGGTGGGGGAGCGCAAGACATTCGGCTCCGAGGAGAACGAGGCCGTTGTGCTGGGCGCCGACGGCAGCGAGACACCCGTGCCGTACGGCCCCAAGGAGGCCCTGGCCGAAACCGTGTGGGATCTGGTGGCCGGACGGCTGAGCTGA
- the metK gene encoding methionine adenosyltransferase, with protein sequence MSRRLFTSESVTEGHPDKIADQISDTILDALLREDPTSRVAVETLITTGLVHVAGEVTTKTYADIATLVRNKILEIGYDSSKKGFDGASCGVSVSIGAQSPDIAQGVDTAYESRVEGDEDELDKQGAGDQGLMFGYATDETPTLMPLPIFLAHRLSKRLSEVRKNGTIPYLRPDGKTQVTIEYDGDKAVRLDTVVVSSQHASDIDLESLLAPDIREFVVEPELKALLDEGIKLDTEGYRLLVNPTGRFEIGGPMGDAGLTGRKIIIDTYGGMARHGGGAFSGKDPSKVDRSAAYAMRWVAKNVVAAGLASRCEVQVAYAIGKAEPVGLFVETFGTAKIDSEKIEKAIDEVFDLRPAAIIRDLDLLRPIYAQTAAYGHFGRELPEFTWERTDRVDALRKAAGL encoded by the coding sequence GTGTCCCGTCGCCTGTTCACCTCGGAGTCTGTCACCGAGGGTCACCCCGACAAGATCGCTGACCAGATCAGCGACACCATTCTCGACGCGCTTCTGCGCGAGGACCCGACCTCCCGGGTCGCCGTCGAGACGCTGATCACCACCGGCCTGGTGCATGTGGCCGGCGAGGTGACGACCAAGACGTACGCGGACATCGCGACGCTGGTCCGCAACAAGATCCTGGAGATCGGCTACGACTCCTCGAAGAAGGGCTTCGACGGCGCCTCCTGCGGTGTCTCGGTGTCCATCGGCGCGCAGTCGCCCGATATCGCGCAGGGCGTCGACACCGCGTACGAGTCCCGGGTCGAGGGCGACGAGGACGAGCTGGACAAGCAGGGCGCGGGCGACCAGGGCCTGATGTTCGGCTACGCGACGGACGAGACGCCGACCCTGATGCCGCTGCCGATCTTCCTGGCGCACCGCCTTTCGAAGCGGCTGTCCGAGGTCCGCAAGAACGGCACCATCCCCTACCTGCGCCCCGACGGCAAGACGCAGGTCACCATCGAGTACGACGGCGACAAGGCCGTCCGCCTCGACACGGTCGTCGTCTCCTCCCAGCACGCGAGCGACATCGACCTCGAGTCCCTCCTGGCCCCCGACATCCGCGAATTCGTCGTGGAGCCGGAGCTGAAGGCGCTCCTGGACGAGGGCATCAAGCTGGACACCGAGGGCTACCGCCTGCTGGTCAACCCGACCGGCCGCTTCGAGATCGGCGGCCCGATGGGCGACGCCGGCCTCACCGGCCGCAAGATCATCATCGACACCTACGGCGGCATGGCCCGCCACGGCGGCGGCGCCTTCTCCGGCAAGGACCCGTCCAAGGTGGACCGCTCGGCCGCGTACGCCATGCGCTGGGTCGCCAAGAACGTCGTCGCGGCTGGCCTCGCCTCCCGCTGCGAGGTCCAGGTCGCGTACGCCATCGGCAAGGCCGAGCCCGTCGGCCTCTTCGTCGAGACCTTCGGCACCGCCAAGATCGACTCCGAGAAGATCGAGAAGGCCATCGACGAGGTCTTCGACCTCCGCCCGGCCGCGATCATCCGCGACCTCGACCTGCTCCGCCCGATCTACGCCCAGACGGCGGCGTACGGCCACTTCGGCCGCGAGCTCCCCGAGTTCACCTGGGAGCGCACGGACCGCGTGGACGCACTGCGCAAGGCGGCGGGCCTGTAA
- a CDS encoding primosomal protein N': MSREDGQGGGGAEGAPPEQLAFIRESVRNAKGPRAKPRTWRGAALASQLPVARVLVDKGVLHLDRYFDYAVPAELDADAQPGVRVRVRFGAGRHRVREGRREGGGLIDGFLVERLAESDYSGPLAALAQVVSPERVLDEELLGLARAVADRYAGSLADVLQLAVPPRSARAEQRASPEPLPVPGAPEVGSWARYESGGAFLRALASGGAPRAVWNALPGPEWSAEIARVVVATLSSGRGALVVVPDGRAVARVDAALTELLGDGWHAVLTADAGPEKRYREWLAVRRGSVRAVVGTRAAMFAPVRDLGLVVIWDDGDDSHSEPHAPQPHARDVLLLRAAQDKCAFLLGGWSCTVEAAQLVESGWARPLVASREQVRGAAPLVRTVGDGDLARDEAARAARLPTLAWQVVRDALRQGPVLVQVPRRGYVPRLACANCRAPARCRHCSGPMEAQDAGALRCGWCGREEGAWHCPECGGFRLRAQVVGARRTAEELGRAFPAVPVRTSGREHVLDTVPGAPALVVSTPGAEPVAEGGYAAALLLDGWAMLGRPDLRAGEDALRRWIGAAGLVRSQLVGGTVVVVAEPTLRPVQALVRWDPVGHAVRELAERAELGFPPVSRMAAVSGEVAAVEEFLRAVELPGEAEVLGPVPVPVTAPGRTRRVGGPPPGERWERALIRVPPGKGAALAAALKAAQAARMARGGAGGEAAVRVRIDPPDIG; encoded by the coding sequence GTGAGCAGGGAAGACGGGCAGGGTGGCGGTGGGGCTGAGGGGGCGCCGCCTGAGCAGCTTGCGTTCATTCGGGAGAGTGTGCGCAACGCCAAAGGGCCTCGGGCCAAGCCTCGGACTTGGCGGGGGGCGGCGCTGGCTTCCCAGTTGCCTGTAGCTCGGGTGCTTGTCGACAAGGGGGTGCTGCATCTTGATCGGTATTTCGACTATGCGGTGCCTGCGGAGTTGGATGCCGATGCTCAGCCCGGGGTGCGGGTGCGGGTGCGGTTCGGGGCCGGGCGGCATCGCGTGCGGGAAGGGCGTCGTGAGGGCGGGGGGCTGATCGACGGGTTTCTTGTCGAGCGGCTGGCGGAGTCCGACTACTCGGGTCCGCTTGCGGCGCTGGCTCAGGTGGTGTCGCCCGAGCGGGTGCTCGATGAGGAGTTGTTGGGGCTGGCCCGGGCTGTCGCGGATCGGTATGCGGGGAGTCTTGCCGATGTGCTCCAGCTTGCGGTACCGCCGCGTAGTGCTCGGGCCGAGCAGCGGGCTTCGCCGGAGCCGTTGCCGGTGCCTGGCGCGCCTGAGGTGGGGTCCTGGGCGCGGTACGAGAGCGGGGGTGCGTTCCTGCGGGCGCTGGCCTCGGGCGGGGCGCCGCGGGCCGTGTGGAACGCCTTGCCCGGGCCCGAGTGGAGTGCGGAGATCGCTCGGGTTGTCGTGGCGACGCTGTCGTCCGGGCGGGGGGCGCTGGTAGTGGTGCCGGACGGGCGGGCTGTCGCTCGGGTCGATGCCGCGTTGACGGAGCTGTTGGGGGACGGTTGGCACGCGGTGCTGACCGCCGACGCCGGGCCCGAGAAGCGGTACCGGGAGTGGCTCGCGGTGCGGCGGGGCTCGGTTCGGGCCGTGGTGGGGACGCGGGCCGCGATGTTCGCGCCTGTGCGGGATCTTGGTCTTGTCGTCATCTGGGACGACGGGGACGACAGCCACAGTGAGCCGCATGCTCCTCAGCCGCATGCGCGAGATGTGTTGTTGCTGCGGGCGGCGCAGGACAAGTGTGCGTTTCTGCTGGGCGGTTGGAGTTGCACGGTGGAGGCCGCGCAGCTCGTGGAGAGCGGGTGGGCCCGGCCGCTGGTCGCCTCGCGGGAGCAGGTGCGGGGGGCGGCGCCGCTCGTGCGGACCGTGGGGGACGGGGATCTCGCCCGGGACGAGGCCGCGCGGGCGGCTCGGTTGCCGACGCTTGCGTGGCAGGTGGTCCGGGACGCGCTGCGGCAGGGGCCGGTGCTGGTGCAGGTGCCTCGGCGGGGGTATGTGCCGCGGCTGGCGTGTGCGAACTGCCGGGCGCCCGCGCGGTGTCGGCACTGCTCTGGGCCGATGGAGGCGCAGGACGCCGGGGCGTTGCGGTGCGGGTGGTGCGGGCGGGAGGAAGGTGCCTGGCACTGTCCGGAGTGCGGTGGGTTCCGGCTGCGGGCGCAGGTCGTGGGGGCTCGGCGGACCGCGGAGGAGTTGGGGCGGGCGTTTCCGGCTGTGCCGGTGCGGACCTCCGGGCGGGAGCATGTGCTGGACACGGTGCCGGGGGCGCCGGCGCTGGTGGTGAGCACGCCGGGGGCCGAGCCGGTGGCTGAGGGCGGTTACGCGGCGGCTCTGTTGCTGGACGGGTGGGCCATGTTGGGGCGGCCCGATCTGCGGGCCGGGGAGGACGCGTTGCGGCGGTGGATCGGGGCGGCGGGGCTGGTGCGGTCGCAGTTGGTCGGGGGGACCGTTGTGGTCGTGGCCGAGCCGACGCTGCGGCCTGTGCAGGCGCTGGTGCGGTGGGATCCGGTGGGGCATGCGGTGCGGGAGTTGGCCGAGCGGGCGGAGTTGGGGTTTCCTCCGGTGTCGCGCATGGCCGCGGTGTCGGGAGAAGTGGCGGCCGTGGAGGAGTTTCTTCGGGCTGTGGAACTGCCGGGGGAGGCGGAGGTGTTGGGGCCGGTGCCGGTGCCTGTTACGGCGCCGGGGCGGACTCGGCGGGTTGGGGGGCCGCCGCCGGGGGAGCGGTGGGAGCGGGCCCTGATTCGGGTGCCGCCGGGGAAGGGGGCGGCGCTGGCTGCTGCGCTGAAGGCTGCGCAGGCTGCGCGGATGGCTCGGGGGGGAGCTGGTGGGGAGGCGGCGGTTCGGGTGCGGATCGATCCGCCGGATATTGGGTGA
- the fmt gene encoding methionyl-tRNA formyltransferase, which yields MKLVFAGTPEVAVPALDALLASGRHEVAAVVTRPDAPAGRGRRLVASPVAERAAEAGIEVLKPVKPRDPEFLERLREIAPDCCPVVAYGALLPRVALDIPAHGWVNLHFSLLPAWRGAAPVQHSIMAGDEITGASTFLIEEGLDSGPVYGTVTEEIRPTDTSGDLLTRLAFAGAGLLAATMDGIEDGSLKAVPQPGEGISQAPKVNVEDAHIDWNAPALRVDRVVRGCTPAPGAWTVFRGERLKLIQVQPVPDRTELAPGALAVGKNSVHVGTGSYAVELLWVQAQGKKPMRAADWARGVRIGDDERVGV from the coding sequence ATGAAGCTTGTCTTCGCCGGTACCCCCGAGGTCGCCGTTCCCGCTCTGGACGCTCTGCTGGCCTCCGGCCGGCACGAGGTGGCCGCCGTGGTGACGCGGCCCGACGCTCCGGCCGGGCGGGGACGGAGGCTGGTCGCCTCACCTGTCGCCGAGCGGGCCGCGGAGGCCGGGATCGAGGTGCTGAAGCCCGTCAAGCCGCGGGATCCCGAGTTCCTGGAGCGGCTGCGGGAGATCGCGCCGGACTGCTGTCCGGTGGTGGCCTACGGTGCGTTGCTGCCTCGTGTCGCCCTGGACATTCCGGCCCACGGGTGGGTCAACCTGCACTTCTCCCTGCTGCCCGCCTGGCGCGGGGCCGCGCCCGTGCAGCACTCGATCATGGCGGGGGACGAGATCACCGGCGCGTCCACCTTCCTCATCGAGGAAGGGCTCGACTCCGGGCCCGTCTACGGCACCGTGACCGAGGAGATCCGGCCCACCGACACCAGTGGCGATCTGCTGACCCGGCTCGCCTTCGCCGGTGCCGGGCTGCTCGCGGCGACCATGGACGGGATCGAGGACGGCTCGCTGAAGGCCGTACCGCAGCCGGGCGAGGGCATCAGCCAGGCGCCGAAGGTCAATGTCGAGGACGCCCACATCGACTGGAACGCCCCCGCCCTGCGCGTCGACCGGGTGGTGCGCGGCTGCACCCCGGCGCCCGGCGCGTGGACGGTCTTCCGCGGTGAGCGGCTCAAGCTCATCCAGGTGCAGCCGGTTCCGGACCGCACCGAGCTGGCTCCGGGCGCGCTGGCCGTCGGCAAGAACAGCGTGCACGTCGGCACCGGTTCGTATGCCGTGGAGCTGCTGTGGGTGCAGGCGCAGGGCAAGAAGCCGATGCGGGCGGCCGACTGGGCACGCGGGGTGCGGATCGGCGACGACGAGCGCGTCGGGGTCTGA
- a CDS encoding RsmB/NOP family class I SAM-dependent RNA methyltransferase — MSDTSRRPSKPSKPGKPYRRPKKDPVRVLAFEALRAVDEREAYANLVLPPLLRKAREKGDFDGRDAALATELVYGTLRRQGTYDAVISACVDRPLREVDPPVLDVLSLGVHQLLGTRIPTHAAVSASVELARVVLGDGRAKFVNAVLRKVSQHDLDGWIEQVAPPYDDDPEDHLAVVHSHPRWVVSALWDSLGGGRAGIEELLEADNERPEVTLVARPGRATTEELLGEEAAVPGRWSPYAVRLAEGGEPGAIAAVRDGRAGVQDEGSQLVALALANAPLDGPDARWLDGCAGPGGKAALLGALAAERGALLLASEKQPHRAGLVAKALHGNPGPYQVIAADGTRPPWRPGSFDRVLMDVPCTGLGALRRRPEARWRRRPEDLDSFAPLQRALLRTALDSVRVGGVVGYATCSPHLAETRAVVDDMLKQHPGAELIDARPLFPGVPDLGEGPDVQLWPHRHGTDAMYLALVRRTA; from the coding sequence GTGAGCGACACCTCCCGTCGGCCCAGCAAGCCCAGCAAGCCCGGCAAGCCCTACCGGCGGCCCAAGAAGGACCCCGTCCGCGTACTCGCCTTCGAGGCCCTGCGGGCCGTGGACGAGCGGGAGGCGTACGCCAACCTCGTGCTCCCGCCCCTGCTGCGCAAGGCGCGGGAGAAGGGGGACTTCGACGGACGGGACGCCGCCCTGGCGACCGAGCTGGTGTACGGGACGCTGCGGCGGCAGGGGACGTACGACGCCGTCATCTCCGCATGTGTCGACCGGCCGCTGCGCGAGGTCGACCCGCCGGTGCTCGATGTGCTGAGCCTCGGTGTGCATCAGCTGCTCGGGACCCGCATCCCGACGCACGCCGCGGTCTCCGCCTCCGTCGAGCTGGCCCGCGTGGTGCTCGGCGACGGGCGGGCCAAGTTCGTGAACGCCGTTCTGCGGAAGGTCTCCCAGCACGATCTCGACGGCTGGATCGAGCAGGTCGCGCCGCCCTACGACGACGATCCCGAGGACCATCTCGCCGTCGTGCACTCGCATCCGCGCTGGGTCGTCTCCGCGCTGTGGGACTCGCTCGGCGGTGGCCGGGCCGGGATCGAGGAGCTGCTGGAGGCGGACAACGAACGGCCCGAGGTGACGCTGGTCGCCCGGCCGGGGCGGGCCACGACCGAGGAACTGCTCGGCGAGGAGGCCGCGGTGCCGGGGCGCTGGTCGCCGTATGCCGTGCGGCTGGCCGAGGGCGGGGAGCCCGGTGCCATTGCGGCCGTCCGCGACGGGCGGGCCGGGGTGCAGGACGAGGGCAGCCAGCTGGTCGCCCTCGCGCTGGCCAACGCGCCGCTGGACGGGCCCGACGCCAGGTGGCTCGACGGGTGTGCGGGGCCCGGTGGCAAGGCCGCGCTGCTCGGTGCGCTGGCCGCCGAGCGCGGGGCGCTGCTGCTCGCCTCCGAGAAGCAGCCGCACCGGGCGGGCCTCGTCGCCAAGGCGCTCCATGGCAACCCCGGGCCGTACCAGGTGATCGCCGCCGACGGGACCCGGCCGCCGTGGCGGCCCGGCTCCTTCGACCGTGTGCTGATGGACGTGCCGTGCACCGGCCTCGGCGCGCTGCGGCGGCGGCCGGAGGCGCGGTGGCGGCGCAGGCCCGAGGACCTCGACAGCTTCGCGCCGCTCCAGCGGGCGCTGCTGCGCACGGCGCTCGACTCCGTGCGGGTCGGCGGGGTCGTGGGCTACGCCACCTGTTCCCCGCATCTTGCCGAGACCCGGGCCGTCGTCGACGACATGCTCAAGCAGCACCCGGGTGCGGAGCTGATCGACGCCCGGCCGCTGTTCCCCGGCGTGCCGGACCTCGGCGAAGGGCCCGATGTGCAGCTGTGGCCGCATCGGCACGGCACCGACGCGATGTATCTGGCGCTTGTCCGGCGGACCGCCTGA
- a CDS encoding DUF6027 family protein, with protein sequence MSSQAEDPDVWTDEDGQDVVRLRRWKGEWAEDDPHANFKSDVVGYGLLEPLDTLHGMSRNLDVPVGALVRYVLARWASGGSGGLLEVGPVMVPRLWEPIAAAEETDSDEERLRAYHQLRQMIAWLKVPLDEPSVYPPQKD encoded by the coding sequence GTGTCGAGCCAGGCCGAGGATCCCGATGTGTGGACCGACGAGGACGGTCAGGACGTCGTACGGCTGCGCCGCTGGAAGGGGGAGTGGGCCGAGGACGATCCGCACGCCAACTTCAAGTCGGACGTGGTGGGTTACGGCCTGCTGGAACCCCTGGACACGCTGCACGGGATGTCCCGGAACCTGGACGTCCCGGTGGGCGCCCTCGTCCGGTACGTGCTGGCGCGCTGGGCCTCCGGCGGCAGCGGAGGGCTGCTGGAGGTGGGCCCGGTGATGGTGCCCCGGCTCTGGGAACCCATCGCCGCCGCGGAGGAGACGGACAGCGACGAGGAACGGCTGCGCGCCTACCACCAGCTGCGTCAGATGATCGCCTGGCTCAAGGTCCCGCTGGACGAGCCATCTGTTTATCCGCCTCAGAAGGACTGA